GGGCTTGGAAGACCGGTCCCTCATTCATTATCACCGAATGGTGGAGTGGGTTAGGAATGGTGCCATCGGAGATTTGCATCACATGGATGTGGGCGTTCCTGAGGGAGCCATTCATCCTTATGAGGAAGAGGAGGCTATTCCGGATGATCTCAACTGGAAGCTATGGCTCGGACCCGCACCTTATCATCCATATACGGCTACACGGACGGAGCCTATGCACTGGCGTTACATCCGCGACTACTCCACGGGTATCATAACGGATTGGGGCGCTCACCTGGTAGACACCGCACAGTTTGCAGCCAATGACCCGCACAAATGTGCTATAGAAGTAAAAGGATCCGCGGTGCCCTCCCCGGAAAAGGCGCAATCGAATATCCCTGCTAATTACGATCTTCATTATCGTTATTCGAATGGCATTACTATGCAGCTGCACAATGTTTCCAAAGAAGAAGGATTGGCCGCCAACGTCTACGTGAGATTTTATGGATCTAAAGGTTGGGTATCGGTAACCGGCTGGCGCGGCCAGTTTGGTGCCAGCGACGAGAACTTACTTCGGAAGAGGTATCCCGAAAAATTAAACAAACACGTTCCGTTACCCGCTCGGGAACATCCGAATTTTCTGGCCTGTATTCGTTCGGGAGAAGACCCCACCTACCCAGCAGAAACCTTGCACCAACTCAGCACGACCCTGCATATGGGAGTCATCGCCGCTGATTTGGGACGAGGCCTCACATGGGATCCCAAAAAAGAGCGCTTCAAGAATGACAAGGAGGCGAACTCGAAGCTGACTGTGAAGTTTCACGACGACTGGAAACGCGCCTAGGCGAAAGTCGGTTTTCCACCATTATAAAATGTAGCCACGGTCGTAAGACTGTGGAAATTCTAAAACAACGGTCGACGCTGTCACCAGCGTCGCTACTAACTGGGTAGCCGCCACAGTGACAACACTGTGGGCCTTGTCCCTGAGCTTAGGCTGTTGACGGATTTTCGCAAATGCGTTTAAACTGCTTACCTCCAAGAATTACCCCGAATATCAATCCCATGAATAGACGTACCTTTCTTCGCAATCTTGCCTACACTGTTCCGACGGCCGCCGTATTACCTCACTTTACATCACTGGCGGCCAAGGAGGCTAAATCGGTGAAAATCACAGATGTGAAATGTGTCCTGACCATGCTGAACTTCCGGGTCAGTCCCTTGGTGAAAATTGAGACCGATGCAGGGATTGTGGGTTATGGTGAATGTCACCACGACAAAAATGTCTTGGGCGCTAAGGATATCGTGCTGAATGTCTGTAAACCGATTCTCCTAGGGCAGGATCCATTCGATCTCGAGCGGCTTGTATTCAAAATGTCGACACGAACGTCCTACTACGGAGGAAACCACGGGGTGGCTACGCATGCGATTACTGGCGTCGAATTCGCCATGTGGGATATTATCGGAAAGGTCACAGGGCAACCCGTTCATAAATTACTCGGTGGTGGTTCGCACGTAGATCAGGTTCGAGCCTATGTTTCCGGTGGCCCCAGGGATAAATTGAACAAGGATGACTGCGCGGAATATGCTGATCGGATGCACTCCGGTGGGTGGACAGCCGGTAAGATAGGTATCACCCGCGATCAAAGATGGAACCAGTTAGATAATCGTCGCATCTCCAACAGGGAGCTGGACGAGAATGAGGAAGGCTACGCCAATGTGCGTGAGCGGTGGGTCGCGACTTTGATATCGCTGTTCATTGTCATTGGGAATTTGATTTTGATTCCGCCCTGCGGCTGGCACGTGCCGTTGAGCCTATTCGGGCATGGTGGATGGAAGATCCGTTACCCATTGAATTCAATGAGCAATGGGTGCGGCTGACCGAGCAATCCCCAACACCCATTCTGTGTGGTGAAAATTTATATGGTCGAGCCGACTTCCGTCCCTTTATCGTGCACGGTGGAGTGCACATGATCGAAATCGATGTGGCCATGTCGGGTGGATTGTTGGAAGCCAAGAAGATTGCCGACCTGGCCGAGACCTACTTTATCCCTGTCGCCACCCACAATGTGGCAGGACCGATCGCAACCATTTGCTCGGCTAACTTTGCTGCGTCGGTGCGGAAGTTTCTCGACCACGAAGTATTTCTCCGGTCAGAGAAGAATCAACGTGGTGAAGGGGTCAACGGTGATCCGGACGTACTGGGTTACGACAAACCCATGACCAAAAATGGACACATCCAGCTCAGCGATCGCCCCGGATTTGGTATCGAACTCAACGAGGAACTTATCAAAGGTAAATACCTGGTCGATGGCGAGGATTGGTGGGATTGAGTTTGTTTCTTCCTCCTCCACTTAGCTAACAGTTTGCTCTGGTGGAATTGACAGACATGCCGAGTAGCGACCGTGGAAACGCGGTCGAAGTTTGGATTTTTGTTTAATAGGGCAGGGACGGACCGCCGGGCCGTCTGCGTACAGTTCTGAACGGCGCCCTCGGCGTGTACAGACCTGTGACAAAGGTAACAAGTGTTCGGAGACATGGGTAACAGTTTTGACGGCCTTGCGAAGGTGTTCTATCGCCTTGGCCCTACCTTTGAGAAGCCTACTAACCTTCCCCCCGAAAATAACCCCGCTGGCGCATCATAACCCGGTGTAGGCCTGGGTGTTTTTCGAACGGTGCGCGACCATGCAGCCAGAAGTGATTATTGAGAACGACTAACTGATCGGTGGGTAAGGGAAGTGACACTACTGACGAAGAGGTCTCCATTGAATCACAAAGGTCTTTCAGAAAGCGACCTTGTTGAAGCGTGTCAGGGTAAACAAATTGGTCGATGAAGCACACGCAGGGCTTTCCCTCTCGTTCGTAGAAAATAGGTTTCTTGACGGTGATGGGGTAGTTCTTACTGGGAGGAGATTTGTAGGAGATAGGGACCGAAGCCACCGGGTCCTGTAGAAAGCGATCGAGCTCATTCCAGTCATCCAGGTGCAGCAATCGCGAATCACCGCCTTCGGCATACTGCTCATCCATCTTCATCATGAGTATCCAGTCGGTGGGTTCCTTTACGTAGGTGCCGTCGGTATGCAGGGTGAATGTTCGGTAAGCTTGCCGTAGATAAGAGTCACTTTCATCGGTGTCCTTAACGGTGAAGCAGGCGTAGAAATTATTTGTCATGTCATCGAAGTTCGGCAGTCCGATGAGATGGGAAATAGCAGTTCCAAGAGCGACCTGTTGGTGTATCGATTCAAGCGGCCGTGTCATCTTTAAGGTAAAGGCGCCCGTTTCACGATCATGGATGATGTCGTGGATCCGTTGAGCGAAAGCGGTGCCAACGGCATCCTGTAAACAATCGGCGGCAAACGATCTCAGATAGGGTATGTAGGAGAGGCTTTCCTCGCTAAGGTCGCTTGTCGCGTCGAGAAATCGTTCCACTGCATTCTCATCCAAAGTTATTTGAAACATGCGATGATGCATCGGATGCGGAATGATCGTGCACTGCATGTTTGATTCACAGGTCTCCATGATTGCAATGTTACTGAGGCTCGTTGAAATTGTTCAATAATTTCTTTGTTCGGTCTTCGCCCGGATGAGGCCCGAAAACTGGATTATTCTCGAGGGAGTGTCTGCTCGCTTCCACTCCGAAAGATGGTAAATCTCAATTCTTCCTGAATGAACTTCCCGATTTAAAAGCCAACGAGTGGACCAAGTTGCACTATATCGAAGTCATTGGTTCTTCTTACCCCGGAGTTAAAGCAACGAAGCACTTTATTTTTTCAAATGGTGCCCAGGTATTTACTCGGCAGGAGGCTCAGCAAGAGCGGCGTAAACAAAGAAGACGTTAAAACGGAGGATGTAAATTTGATTGTAGGAGGTGGCTTGCTGCCGAATGCATGTCCCAGAGGGTTCGAATCGGCAGCAAGCCACCTCCTACAAAGCTAATTCAAAACCGATCACTAGTTCTGAGCCAAATCCTTGTTTCCTAGCTCTCCACGGAAAAGTGGGCTCGTGCAGATATCCACGATGAGTTCTTTGAAGCCGTCCTTACTTTTGAAGTTGGCTTCGGCAATATCGTCGGCAGCAAACCGTTCACGAAAAGTGAGCGGATAGCCAAGCGCGTAGGTGAATAGCTTCTCTGTTAGGGCTCTTGTAAATTGATCCGTGCGGTCCACGAGGATTTGTTTCATTTCCTCGGCCCCATCGAATTGATGGCCTGGGATCGCTCCACGTGCATCAATGAGCTGTTTGTTTCTATAGAGGTCTCGAAATTTTCCTACCGCATCGAAGTGCTCCAGGCTGAGACCCCAGGGATCGATCTTCTGGTGACAATCATTGCAGGTCTCTACTTCGCGGTGCTTCGCCAGCATTTCAGGAATGGTGGTGCTGCCGCGCACATCCGGGTCGATCGGTTCTACATCGGGTGGGGGCGGAGATGGCGGATTGCCTAATAACTTTTCCAGAATCCAAACTCCGCGAATCACCGGTGAGGTGCGGGTGCCGTTCGATGTGATCTTCAGAATACTAGCCTGACCCAGCAAGCCACCGCGTGGTATGTTACGAGGTATTTTAACCGGACGGAACTCGTCACCCTTCACGCCTTGAATTCCGTAGTGAGAGGCCAATCGTTCATTGATCATGACAAACTTGGAATCGAGAAAATTGGATACGGGCAGGTTCTTTGTTAGAACACGTTCAAAGAAAGCTTCGCTCTCCTTTTGCATCAGTTGCTCCAGTAAAGGATCATAGTCCGGATATAACTTGGGGTCGGGACGCATGAGCTCTATGTGTCTCAGTCCCAACCATTGTTCGGTAAAGTCCTGGACGAATCGCTCCGCCTTATCATCGGCCAGCATACGTAAGACTTGTTTACGCAGAACGCGTGGCTTTAGCAGCTCCCCTGATTTTGCCAGCTCAAGTAAGGTTTCGTCGGGTATGGAATTCCAGAGAAAGAACGAGAGTCGACTGGCCAGTGCCCAGACATCGCTGCCGTCACCTGAATCATAGCTGAATAGAAAACGGGGAGAAACTAGAACGCCCTCGACTACGTTGCGCATGGATTCCTCTGGTGTGAATCCGCGCTCAAGGCCCACTTGGTAAAGCTCGATAAAACTTGCCAGGGTGGATTCGGGGACGGGACGACGGAATGCTTTAAAAAGGAAATCCGATATCCTGCTCTCAACGGAGTCATTTGAGGATAACAAGTCTTGGTGAGCCTTAGGTGGCCAGCTTGGGATGAGGGGCCCCTCTACTTCGATCTCCTTAACGTAGAGTAGGTCGGCAACGTTGCGTTCCTCGTCTCCAACCTTGGCTTTAGGAGAACGATTTAGTACTGCTGCCGATGCATAATGAATCATGATGTTCTCACCTTTTGTCAGTCGCACGACCACTTCATCGGTTTGCATTTCAGCACCGGTGTAAAAGTGCCCTACACGTCGGCCGGGAACAGAGGCAGCGTCCATGTGGCGAGCTTCTGATGCCTGGATGCTGACTATGGAGACGAGTCGCGGCTCATCATTGGGGATGCGATCCCGAGTCTTCATGTTCTTTTGGTAGGACTCGCTCAGGTATTCATATTCGACACCTTCGTCCTCCAGAACGGTTCTAAAATCGTGAGCAAATGATTTTACTGTTACGCGGTAGGTGCCATCTTGGGGCACGACCCAGTCCTTAGGCCACATGACGTATTTTCGGTCACGGCTTGAAGCGGTTACGATCAGGTCGCCACGTTCCTCGACGTTATATCCGTGTCCTATAGTATCCAAAGTATAACTACGCTTTGAACGAATATCATCGCTGGTTGCAATCGTATGTTTAGCTACCTTTTGAGCATTGTCCTGTAGGTTGAGTACCATCTCAGGATTAGCATCCAGTGTGACTGCCAAGCTATCAAAGCCATCAATTTCCGCATCGGGCGGGAGATTGGTCGAGAGCAACTGGTCAATCCCCAGTAAATCCTCAACGGCATTGTCCAAAGCGCTATGGCTTAATCGTCGAATGGCGATTCGTCCTCCACCTTGCATCTTTTCCGCTGCTTTTCGGAGTTCACCATCGATCGAGTCAATCAATGCAGAAATATCTTCAATGGGTGGGCGGGGTTCCTCTTCGGGAGGCATGTCGCCCAGTTTGAGAATGTCGGTCACATCCTGCCACATTACTGCGACTTCGGCATCTTCGAAGTCGAAGCTCAGTGTATCCAGTCGAATGTCACCTTTCTGCTTTTTATCATCGTGGCATTTATAACAATGCTCTTGCAGAAAGTGAGTGGCTGAGGATTTAAAGTCTTCGTTGGCCGAGAGACCGTGGGTTATCCCGAGCGTAAGTGCTCCAATTCCCAAAGAAATCCAGGACTTAATAGTCGTCGGCATCGTCAAAGTTTTCAGATGTTAATTACGCCAACTCGTGATTGAGATTGCCGGTGCTGTTTGCGAATTGGTTGATGTCGATACCTGCTTGTTGTAGCATGGTGACATAAAGATTACACAATGGCACTGTGTCTTCTTTGTAGATGAGATCCTTGCCGTGGTTGAGTCCGCCACCGGCGACCATGATGGGCAGATTCTTGTTGGAGTGGGAGCTTCCG
This genomic stretch from Opitutia bacterium ISCC 52 harbors:
- a CDS encoding DUF1592 domain-containing protein, which translates into the protein MPTTIKSWISLGIGALTLGITHGLSANEDFKSSATHFLQEHCYKCHDDKKQKGDIRLDTLSFDFEDAEVAVMWQDVTDILKLGDMPPEEEPRPPIEDISALIDSIDGELRKAAEKMQGGGRIAIRRLSHSALDNAVEDLLGIDQLLSTNLPPDAEIDGFDSLAVTLDANPEMVLNLQDNAQKVAKHTIATSDDIRSKRSYTLDTIGHGYNVEERGDLIVTASSRDRKYVMWPKDWVVPQDGTYRVTVKSFAHDFRTVLEDEGVEYEYLSESYQKNMKTRDRIPNDEPRLVSIVSIQASEARHMDAASVPGRRVGHFYTGAEMQTDEVVVRLTKGENIMIHYASAAVLNRSPKAKVGDEERNVADLLYVKEIEVEGPLIPSWPPKAHQDLLSSNDSVESRISDFLFKAFRRPVPESTLASFIELYQVGLERGFTPEESMRNVVEGVLVSPRFLFSYDSGDGSDVWALASRLSFFLWNSIPDETLLELAKSGELLKPRVLRKQVLRMLADDKAERFVQDFTEQWLGLRHIELMRPDPKLYPDYDPLLEQLMQKESEAFFERVLTKNLPVSNFLDSKFVMINERLASHYGIQGVKGDEFRPVKIPRNIPRGGLLGQASILKITSNGTRTSPVIRGVWILEKLLGNPPSPPPPDVEPIDPDVRGSTTIPEMLAKHREVETCNDCHQKIDPWGLSLEHFDAVGKFRDLYRNKQLIDARGAIPGHQFDGAEEMKQILVDRTDQFTRALTEKLFTYALGYPLTFRERFAADDIAEANFKSKDGFKELIVDICTSPLFRGELGNKDLAQN
- a CDS encoding Gfo/Idh/MocA family oxidoreductase, translated to MNTQTSVTSNRRSFLKGILAAGVAPIVLPSGLLGSDAPSNKITLGFIGVGWQGVDLNLNSFLAEDDCVCMTVCDAYMSRAESAKKLVDKQYGNEDCKAVQDFREIIDDPKIDAVVISTPDHWHTTMSLMALEAGKHVFCEKPTYSIGEGRVLADAVKKSGKMFSTGLEDRSLIHYHRMVEWVRNGAIGDLHHMDVGVPEGAIHPYEEEEAIPDDLNWKLWLGPAPYHPYTATRTEPMHWRYIRDYSTGIITDWGAHLVDTAQFAANDPHKCAIEVKGSAVPSPEKAQSNIPANYDLHYRYSNGITMQLHNVSKEEGLAANVYVRFYGSKGWVSVTGWRGQFGASDENLLRKRYPEKLNKHVPLPAREHPNFLACIRSGEDPTYPAETLHQLSTTLHMGVIAADLGRGLTWDPKKERFKNDKEANSKLTVKFHDDWKRA
- the csiD gene encoding carbon starvation induced protein CsiD, which codes for METCESNMQCTIIPHPMHHRMFQITLDENAVERFLDATSDLSEESLSYIPYLRSFAADCLQDAVGTAFAQRIHDIIHDRETGAFTLKMTRPLESIHQQVALGTAISHLIGLPNFDDMTNNFYACFTVKDTDESDSYLRQAYRTFTLHTDGTYVKEPTDWILMMKMDEQYAEGGDSRLLHLDDWNELDRFLQDPVASVPISYKSPPSKNYPITVKKPIFYEREGKPCVCFIDQFVYPDTLQQGRFLKDLCDSMETSSSVVSLPLPTDQLVVLNNHFWLHGRAPFEKHPGLHRVMMRQRGYFRGEG